The DNA region CTTGAGCTCTGAAAAATACTCTCAATATCTTTCAGAGCTAAAACCCCCAATGAAAAAAGTACAACAAGTAAGGGAATTTTATCATTGTATTTTATGGAAATTTCCATATCTCTGTAAGATACTGAGATTTCCATAATTTGCTCAATTACTGACAAACGTTAATAACTTTACTcataggagaaaaaaacaaacactttttgaaaacacTTGAGTTTTATCAGTCCTTTTTAGTATAGAAAAGTCCATATCTTTGCAAGATACTgagatttttataattttgtttttatgtttgccCAATTTCTGAAATAATGACTTTGCTTGCgagaaaaatcattattttaattaaaacaactgTTTTTCATGGTGAAATTCTTAGGTAGGAGCAACTCAGACATTTAAACTAATTACTTTAAAACTAATTTACTTTAAATTAATTACACAAAGACATATGATTCAGACAAGGCGGAAAGGGTTTTCTCTTCAATTCTTAGCATCTACAATTTCtgcaaaaattgtttgaaatttctttgaacagtttcaatcagagtgctctctgactggtaaaactgttccccaagaagacaatcagagtgcccTGCTTATCTGCAAGGgaacatttttctttaaaattctaAGAATTTTGATTAACTTTGTATGTATGCCTTTATTGGAATCATACACCTTTGTGTGGATAAGGGATGGATCTTGGGACAAAAAGGGAATATTTTAGTGATTCACCACACAGGGAGAAGTGTGGGTAAATCTAAACACAAGTCAAAGTGGTTATTTTCACCATACAAGGGGTAGTATGGATAGTTCACCACAAAGATAACATGTGAGTAACTCCCAACACAAGGAGAAGTGTCATTTACCACAGTGTAAGGAATAGGTTGATCACCACACAAAGGAAAGTGTGAGTAGTTAACCACACAAGATTATTGGCACACCCTGAAACATTTACTATAACTAACTAGACTAATTTTTACTTTGACTCCTAAGTTTTATACTTAAATTGACACAGACTACTTTGACAATAAGAGGAGACTTCAAAGCATTTGAAGTATCATCGATTAACACACAAAGGAGGTATAAGTGATTTGCTACACAAGGGAATGTTTAGATGATTCAAGGGAAGTTTGagtgtaaacattttattaCACTCAAGGGATGGGTAGATCCCCATTCAGAAGGGTATCAAGAGTATACAACACAAGTGGAAGTGTTGGTATCTTACTGTGAGGGAATTATGGGTAGTTCACCACACAGTGTCGGTATTGATAACTTGCCATAGAAGGGAAGCTTTGATCATTTatcacacaagtgaaagtgttgataactcatcataaaaggaaagcattgataatttatcacacaagtgaaagtgttgataactcatcattaaagggaagcattgataatttatcacacaggtgaaagtgttgataactcatccTAAAAGTGaagcattgataatttatcacacaggtgaaagtgttgataactcatcattaaagggaagcattgataatttatcacacatgtgaaagtgatgATAACTCATCATTAAAGTGaagcattgataatttatcacacaggtgaaagtgttgataactcatccTAAAAGTGaagcattgataatttatcacacaggtgaaagtgttgataactcatcattaaagggaagcattgataatttatcacacatgtgaaagtgttgataacttaTCATAAAAGGAAAGctttgataatttatcacacaagtAAAAGTGTTGATAACTTGTCATAAAAGGAAAGctttgataatttatcacacaagtAAGTGTTGATAACTTGTCATAAAAGGAAAGctttgataatttatcacacaagtAAGTGTTGATAACTTGTCATAAAAGGAAAGctttgataatttatcacacaagtAAGTGTTGATAACTTGTCATAAAAGGAAAGctttgataatttatcacacaagtAAGTGTTGATAACTTGTCATAAAAGGAAAGctttgataatttatcacacaagtAAGTGTTGATAACTTGTCATAAAAGGAAAGctttgataatttatcacacaagtAAAAGTGTTGATAACTTGTCATAAAAGGAAAGCTTTGATAATTTATCACGTCATGTACAAGTGTTGAACACTCATCCCAAAAAGAGAGCATCAATAGTTTATCACACATaagtgaaagtgttgataactcatcgTAAAAGGAAAGCATTGAATATatcacacaagtgaaagtgttgataactcatccTTAAAAGAAAGCATTGATAATATatcacacaagtgaaagtgttgataactcatccTAAAATGAAAGCAGACACTCATCACAAATAGAGAGCATCaataatttatcacacatgtgaaagtgttgataactcgTCGTAAAAGGAaagctgtgataatttatcacacaagtgaaagtgttgataactcatcattaaagggaagcaatgataatttatcacacaagtgaaagtgttgataaatcatcataaaataaaagcattgataatttatcacacaagtgaaagtgttgataactcatcatTAAAGGGAAGCAATGATAATTCatcacacaagtgaaagtgttgataaatcatcataaaataaaagcattgataatttatcacacaagtgaaagtgttgataactcatcatTAAAGGGAAGCAATGATAATTCatcacacaagtgaaagtgttgataaatcatcataaaataaaagcattgataatttatctcacaagtgaaagtgttgataactcatcattaaagggaagcaatgataatttatcacacaagtgaaagtgttgataaatCATCATAAAATAaagcattgataatttatcacacaagtgaaagtgttgataactcatcatTAAAGGGCAGCATTGATAACTTATCACATACtctgtgaaagtgttgataacttcGCACACAAAGGGGAAGCATTGGGGATTCATCATCTAGTATTGTGAATCACAAGTTTATTGGAATATACCTGAAATGATTTATCATcgacaacattttaaaactaaatacaCATTAGATGAAAtgtcaaattttctttgacaACTAGCGAACCTATTTAGACACTAAAGTGTCAACTATATCAGACACGGActctgtatttaaaaaaagaaaaaaaggaaaacaaatggtATTTCCAGAAACAGGCACAGCAAGATTTTgtactgtgttttttgtttttctttgacacCAAATGAAATTATTTAGACACTAAAGTGTCACCTACTTTACACATGCAACTCTgtatttttacaacaaaatttgtatttccAGAAACAGGCACAGCAAGTTTTTgtactgtgtttttttaattttcaatggcTGAGCAAACCAAAACCCCAAAAGTCAGCTGATcggctgaaaagttgcatggctGCTAACTGCTGATATATGAGATGGGCGAAAACCCCACCTATCTAATACCCTCTGGGGAAAAAAGTCCCATCCGGCTCCACTATATGGCAACCAAGTTTGTCAACTCCATACATCAGCACATCTAAGTTGAATAGCCTAAATGAATGAGCTAGAATAGTGACAAAAAACAATACTACATTAAGCCAAGCCTTGTACATTTCAACTTTCAACTTTGATTTGGATGATTCCCCTCACAAGGAAAGTATAAATGATTAACCAcgggtaaatataggtagatcaccacacaagcaAAGTATGAACGATTCACCATACAGGGAAAatatgggtagatcaccacacaaggaaagtattaatgattcaccatgggtaaatataggtagatcaccataCAAGggaagtatgaatgattcaccacaCTCAGGATGTGCACATTTCAATCTTGCAGACATTGATGCTTTCAAGAAAAGCCTTCATTATCTTGGTGATATTATATTAGACCTTCAGATCCATCCCAGATACAAGTAGTTATAAATTCAAAGCTACAAACGCTAAATTACTGTTGACCAACACTGCATCTCCACTGGTGATGGACTGGAACTCGATTGGAGATCCGACACTCTCTGTCTGGATTAGTTGATCTCTagaggaaaaaagaaagaagaaaacaaagaaatcagacgtttacttaatttttttttctccctttaaTGACCGGTTAACTTCTATTTACAAAGTTTTGCCTCAAGGTGGCTTTGAAGAACTTGAAATCAGGAAAAGCCCAGAGAAATCACACGTTTTTCATCTTTTTGAACTTCATCAGAgttcatcatacctttgattgTAGATCCATGTAGTCAACTCTTCAAGATGTAGTTTGTGGCCTCTGTCTTCTATTATAGGGTGTCTCTCCAGAAGGCTTGAAGAAGACGGTTGGTGGACTCTTGAGCAGAGTAGGGGTGTCTCTGGAGAAGGCTTGAAGAAGACGGTTGGTGGACTCTTGAGAGGAGTAGGGGTGTCTCTGGAGAAGGCTTGAAGAAGACGGTTGGTGGACTCTTGAGCAGAGTAGAGGTGTCTCTGGAGAAGGCTTGAAGAAGACGGTTGGTGGACTCTTGAGAGGAGTAGGGGTGTCTCTGGAGAAGGCTTGACGAAGACGGTTGGTGGACTCTTGAGCAGAGTAGAGGTGTCTCTGGAGAAGGCTTGAAGAAGACGGTTGGTGGACTCTTGAGCAGAGTAGGGGTGTCTCAGGAGAAGGCTTGAAGAAGACGGTTGGTGGACACAATGAGCAGAGTAGAGGTGTCTCTGGAGAAGGCTTGAAGAAGACGGTTGGTGGACTCTTGAGCAGAGTAGGGGTGTCTCTGGAGAAGGCTTGAGCAAGACGGTTGGTTGACTCTTGAGGGTTTGCTTCTCCAAGGGGTTCACCTGCAAAGGATGACCCAGTGGTTTGAGTTCATCAGGGTGCCTCTTATCATCATCTCAGGATTCTGTTTTGTCATACATGGATCCTGTTtgacaaaaaagaaataaatacatgCAGGGTTACAGTCTTTGCCACACAATCAAGAATACAATTGGCGGTCATAACCACAAACTGTTTTGGCTATTGGCCAGTGTACAACCAAAAGCAAGTTTAATCAAAACAGTTGTTTTATGCCAAGAAAATGCACTCTCAATCTCAGTTTGATCATAGTTTTATTTACAGTGATCAAAAGTGGCGTGTCATGGTCAGCAGTTGAGAGCACTTGACTTATTCAGCTCTGGCGTTTTTATCACCGgagtgtgagttcgagtccCAACTGTGGCACTTGATCATCAGTGAGTGTTTTCTCTAGCTGTAATGAAGGTGGTATACCATTAAAACTGATTATAAATTGCAGCAAACCATGTATGCATTGCTCAATTACATCAATACAAACCAAATTGATACATACTCATTTTCCCCTAACCTAGGTCTCTGGCCAAAATATACCCAGAAAGGCAAATTTTACTGCTTGgtgttggttggcaaaaatgTGAGAGAGCAGGTCGCTGGCAGTAGCGACATGGAATGCTTATGTTTGAATGGAAAGGGGGAAACAACGTTTATCATACCTTCAGATCATTGAGATTGCCACCTTTCATACTTTGGGCTTGGACGGAGAATCAATTGAACCTTGGGAGAAGTAGGGGTGTCTCTGGAGAAGGCTTGAGCAAGACGGTTGGTGGACTCTTGAGAGGAGTAGGGGTGTCTCTGGAGAAGGCTTGAACAAGACGGTTGGTGGACTCTTGAGGGTTTGCTTCTCCACGGGTTTCACCTGCAAAGGATGACCCAGTGATTTGAAGTCATCAGGGTGCCTCTTCTTAGGATTCTGTTCTGTCATACATGGATCCTGTTTAGACAGAAATGAAataagaacaataaaataaatgcaggGTTATAGTCTTTTtgccacaaataaaaaaaaaaaaaaaagaccaccACGCAATAGTCTCAGTGCAATACGTTTCTCGTTTAGGGCGATGTGGgtgctgtcggtgagttggtcGCACTGTGTGTGAAAGGCAACCGAGAAACGTCTTCAGCAAGACTAAGCGCACGAACGgatcagtcataacaatgcacttacagagctcaagcacgttcGAAAACAGATAAGTTTAACAGAGTTTTTTACTTTAGTaagccttttaaccaaaaagacaatgacaaaaatgggaataaaagagtagtgactcgttctcaAACTggcgtttaaaaccttgcagggtcgttgccgtgcgataaaggccctcccttctgctcgggcctttatcacagcCCTGCTGGTTTTAAGCAGCCGTTCAAGAACTTGTAGCTACCCCTTTATTCCCTTAAAAATACAGTTGTAAGAATTCTTAATCTCAGTTTGTGGGAAAGTTTTGATTCATATTTGTGTTGACAGAGTGATTAACGTGGGGTGGTGTGGTCGAGCCATTAAGAGCACCACACTCATGGGAATTCTGATCATCAGagggtgggttcgagtcctagcTGTTgcacttcttcttcttttgtaaAAGTACAGTCCACCATCTGGTGTATTATGTACTGTAGTTGTTGTGTGCATGCGAGGGTGTGGATATCTATGTATACAGTGCAGGTGGGTGAACAATGAACAGTGAACGTAGATGGCGGCTAAAAAAGGCTCAAGCTGACCTAGCGGAGCTGAACAGActgtacacttgtgtccttgaccaAGATATCATAGCATAATTGCTTCGTCAAAAATATGAGTGAGCATTTCTCCGGGAATAGCGACATGAGACGCTTCATGTTTGACTGGGTAAGGGGAAACAATGTTATCATACCTTTGAATCCTTGAGATTGCCAACGTTCATGCTTGGGGCTTGGATGGTGGGTCGGTTGACTCTTTGGCAGATGATGATTCAGATATTCTGCAGAAGATGACACTGCTCCTCGATAACAGAGGGGTGCCCTCTAAGGAACAGCTCAGGTTCCTGTTTCATTGCTGATGGATTTATCTATTGagcaggaaaaaaaatatatttatttcacaGATCTGTCTTGTGAGTAAAATAAGCAGCTATTTGGAATGGCCCCTTGCACTGCAGTGCACCACAGCACACGCAGCTACTGTCTGCCATCCTCACCATTTGGGCGTCAAATTGCAAAGTTAAAAATTAAGGTGAACATGTTATCACCCTGTTGTGTGTGAACACCAATGACAACAACGCTGTGTTTAGCTTGAGCGGCTCCCACTCCACAGCAATTACAGACAaatttaactgtaaaaaataaCTATCGTGTAGGCCTATGTGTATGTTACAGGTATGGCTGGTAGTGCTTGTGTTAAATGATTAAGACCACATAGCACAGGAACCCCTTTAAGAACTTTTCAAGCATTcagaaaaacaataacaatgattTACAAGCAAAATATTAACATTTCTGAGTTTGATTGTTATTCAATTTTCGAGTTACGAGGATCTGAAATCTCAGAATCACCGAGGGTGactataataacaataaaaaaataaaaaaatacatgaaataagtTAAACTGATAATATTTAGTTTATCAATTATGTTACAACACTTCTTGAATAACAAttttttccataaaaaaaagaacaaaaacaaattgagttaTCAGAAGTTATTATAACCTGACTAATTTGATATTGCCATTGAACCTGGGATCAGACTCAagaacagtaggcctacagctACACAGTGTTGGGATGCAACTTTGTATTTTAAACACCAAGTAAAAGGCTGATTAGCACAAGGGAAATTTGTCATTAgcattgtccaaggctctttacgcaagcaccagCACGCCCTGAATTCATGAACTGTAGGCCCTATTTAAGTGTTATATCTGCCACTGCCAGACCGTACAGTCaatagaattaaaaaataaaatgaaagtcATGAAAGTTCGGTTGAGAAAAATAAACacgtaaaaacaattattttacccTGTTTTAAATTGCAAACATATCAGTAGGTTTGGAGAAAGGCTCAGGCAACAATGTATGCTACtcgaaaaaaacataaatatgtATTAACGTAAGTTCAACTgaatgaaaaagaaagaaaaaatgcaaCAGGAAAATACATAAACAAGAAATGAAACATAGTCTCATTAACACaatataaaaatgcattttcagTAGAAAACTAGTGCAATATTAACTGACTGTCACGTCATTTTCACGTGTGTTATCTTTGCTTAGCCATGATATGACCATATTATGAAAGTGTTGGTCATCCATCCGAAtccaaccaaacaaaaaaatacaaactgacAGTTGATTGACACAAAAATCACTTGTGAGTTACGCTATTTCCTCGTTTTCtactttttttacaatttggcTATCGTTCCATACCACATGAAAGGTTCAGCTAAAATTTACAGTCACTAAACACTAACGTTTACTCACAATAAGCGGTGGAAAGCAAACCAAAACAAGTGTTCGTCGCACACTGATTGTCGCGTGATGTTCGATGGTTCGACGGCTCGTGATCGTAaacatgttaaaaaaacaaaatggccaccGCTCTCCAGCAACCCAGAATGCAAAGCGAATCGTGGGGTGAAAAAATGTGTCAGTTATtattttggaagaaaaaaaaaaagggcaatagaaaaacataatttatatcaAAAATAACGATTAAAAAGACAAACGAAAACTTACAAGAATGTTCTGTGATACTTGTAGTATGTGCTGACTTGTCCATGTGGAttaaaaattgtgataaaatagTGTTTTCCCGTCGACCGGGCTAGACAGTTTGCCTCACACGTGTGTTTAAGATTAGCGCCATCTTTTGGAAACGACCGCATAACACCTCAGCGAGGCCACCTACGAAACATCTACGCCTATtatcttttttcaatttttttttcaaagctatattttcagttgaaaaaaaatcatttctgtCAAATAATTCAACTATGATTGCTGATTCCCATATTTAAAGGCGAAACAACCTTTTTTTCAACAGTAAAATCTAGCAGGCGGAGGAATATTTCCTAAGTGAATACTGGGACATAGCAGTTTTCATCATGTAAAATACCCTCTCCTTATTATTCTTACatctacaccccccccccccccccatttgatCATCTACTTAGCTAAATCTATTATATTTGTTTCTTCTCCCATTATCCACTCTTTCTtaagaaaaaaaccttcattaaataatgaaaccaaacaaaagccaaacaacaaaatgacaatGTACACAGCCGTTTACATCAAATATGAAAGTTATTTTAATACaagttattttaataaaaacaacataacaTGTAAAATTGTGAGCCTTGACTCTATTTGTGAACCATTTAGTCTAacatttaataatttttatattttacaaacTTCATGATTGAAATAAgcacatattatttttttatttttactaattTAAAGTACTATTCATTGCTGGGCGACCTTCGACCTGGCTTAATATCATCAAGTATTCTTTGTAAATGTTATGAATATTTTCAAATAGGACTCGGGGTTCTCCCAAGTTTCAAGAACTGTGGACCCAAATTCTTTAACTTTGGCCGAAGTGCGGTGATTTGTAAAGAGgtcctttgaatgttttttacttgGTGGACATCTTTGGTTTAAAAGCCATACTGCTAATAACCATCGTTTCAGATTAAAGTTGTATTCACCGTTATAAATATCCAGCCAAGGAAGTGTTAACCGAGCTTGGCATGGTTTGGTACAGACATCGTGGTAAACATTTGCAATGACCGCGTGTAATGTTTCGTAAAAGAACTCACAAACAAATGTTcctttgaagctttgcaagtaaaacaaacaactgCTTTGTTGTATATAGCGTCCTCTATATATTCaattgtttggctggtaaccttattgtggtaccGTAAGCATATTATTTAGTGGTGCTTTTGGgacacagggcccaatttcataaagcctgggAGCACAAAAACTTGCGGAGCACACTGAAAAGTATTGCTTGGCAgagacaggttaccagccagaattaaattaaagtttacattattgtgaCTGGTGCTCTACTCAGTTTTTGCATAGCAAAGAAATTCgtcaagtagtattttctgctttgaatttgggccctggtcggTACTAAACAATACAATTGTGACATTCTTCAACATAAACAATATAATTGTTTAGCGTGTTCTCTTATGTGTCTTTTCCAACTTGAATAAAATTGGCATAACATTTTAAGTACAGTTATAAATACATGTGGTGGTATACAAGCATTGATTACATAGGAAATCATATCGATAATAAGTAGTGCGGGCTACTCTCTCCTATTcaccccaggcttaccgctTAAAGAAGCCTTGCCCTTCTCCATTTTGACCATCCGTATCCATCAACCAATGGACCGAAGTTAATTAAGAAATGTGGCAAATTTAGCTGTACGGTGAAATTGTTCTTGATTTGTCTTGCCATGAGTGTACTTTATAAGGCGGCAGAGTTGCGGATCGATTGACGGACGCAATGGCGCGTGGAagcctagacttgattcaagtcccgttctcgtgtgaaAGGTCCCTATAGGTGCGTGCGATTAgctccccgggtcgaccccggtctgccccggtatacgttcgaatagcttcgaCGTCATTCAaagggctcacccgggtcagtcCCCAGTGCCCTGGTTgcggagtgggtcactttgggctggccggaggtgcatgacgtcaccacgagacgGTGAGCGATCGTCACTAGCTCTTGTAAGGGGCTCAACCGAacgagcaccgcggggtcgacacagggaagctaatcgaacgcacccataataagaatatccgccgtcaaaatgtagctaatTGTGCGGCGCGGCACAGGTTGGAGTCTTCTGATGGCGATGGACAGAACATAAAAGGGTTTGCGACATGAGGCAAGCCTAGCGGCAGCTGTAAGATGCGAATGGTGATGGCAGACAATAATAGTCAGCAATGGCTGTAATACAATTAATGATACCTgttcaatttgttgttttgtcattGAGAAAGGCTCTGCTAttgctagggtccaaacgtcaggccactaactagTTTGTTGTCATTACTCCATCGTTCCTTCTAGTTGGTGAGGCCAAAGTTGTTTGAAACAGCTAATTCCATTTCCTCGACCTTAAACGTCTGCATGTTGTGACTTTGCTTCGTTTTGTCTATTTAGGAATGTTGACGTATTTCTAAGAATTCTGCAGACCAACCTCTTCGGAACGACTTTGGGGTGGGACGGGGGCGCTGACACAACATACTAAGCAAAAGTTAATGCAAGCAATAATTATTCCGTTGTAAAAGGCATATCGGGTCGTATATGCCAAGTTAACCAGACAAAATATACTGTCAAATTGACAGTTCTTTCGGGGTTCTATTCCGAGCTGTTTGACACTCTACGATAATTTGGGTAAAAGAATTCAGGGATTTGGCAGCATTCATATTATAGTTATGGTCTTTTTCGACATTTGCCACCCAAATAAAGTATTGAAGTCAAGGGATGTTACTAATAGTGGAATGGATAACCGATTGTCCTATCTTAAAAGGTCAGCGAGGGAGGAAGGGCTTCATGCAGCGTCAAATTCCTTAATATTGACTCAGCTGGGACAAAATAAGGTGCAATTGAGACTGTTTTGTGCCTTTCCCATGAGACAGAGAGACGTCACATCGAACTAAAGGCGGTTCCAGAGTGAATACACCGATGTCATTCTTCTAAACACGTACCGCCTTACTTTCTGTTAGGGCATTTTTGCTGAGATCTTATTCACAAATTGACAATGAATCCTCTTGAACTCTACACGCGCTCATCGATTTCAACAATATACTTCATGACGTCATATAAATTTTTGAGACTTTTTGGGGCgcaaggtggcagcaaacttgcTAGGTAAATCAATCGGGGTCGGTAGTACTACACCACACTTATAACCACCCAAGTGCTAGGTctattatacaaacaaaaataaactttaacATTTCTCGCACACTAACTTGTTCAGCGAACTATAAGCCTCTGGACCCAACTTCACcttgctttaaaagcagaacaTATCGCTTAACAATTTTCGACTCAAAGGTCCCCAATGAAATCTTCCCTTAATTGCCATCCTTGATGGACAGTATAAACGTATAATCGAGGTCGATTTCGAAATCATGCTAAAAGCAAGCAACGGACCCTTGCTAAATATTGCTGTTGGGTGGAAATGGTTTTTGTATATCCACCGGTCTGTACATGCAACAGTCGTCGCGTGCCTCGCCGCGCACTGCATCACCTCCAGCAGGCAAAAAAAGAGCTGGTTAGGTTACCATCGCAATGAGTTTCGTTTCTGCCTCCTCCGTGCGCTTGCCTCGCTGCTTGCACACATACACACCACACGCACATCATTCAAGACAGCACACGGACACGCATAACACATACCTCAACCCTATAGTGCTCACTTGGACTATATAGTGTAATAACATAACCGCTGTGCCTGCTCGCCATCATCAGGTATCAAGGCGAAACCTCCTGCACATTGTACATTGAATGCATTTCTCTGCTTTCAACCGAACAGCAGATTCTAGTCTATACACAATATATAATGGATGAATAGGTGAATATGGCGCTTCTATTTAACTGGCCGAGACGTAAGTATAcatcattataataattatttgcatctgaattgtgtttcttttctGGAAATCATTTTTCTTATTGTTGATGAGGTCAAAATAACGTTAACTGCTCTTGTCATCGTTATGCTGtaagtttgtttcttttatagCCATGAAAGCTTAATGAAAAATTGATTATATCAAAGATTTTAAAAGGTTcgttatattatttatattatgtgCATGTTCTGTACCAAATTAAGGCACGATTATTAATTATCGAAAATAATCACGATCGGATTTAGTCTGAGAGCTCAGATAATAAAATCATACTGGAGTCATGAAGAGGAAATAGCATTTTAAGAACTCAAAAATTAACATTGCTTTATTTAGATTGCCGCGATAGTAATAACGAACTGCTGTCAGGAACGTGCACAGAAACCATTTGAGACACAAACCGTTTTCGTCACAGGTATTTCATGTAAAATTTGGCCCCCTAAATATTTCACagactgtttttataatttgtttttattaaaagttaCAT from Asterias rubens chromosome 7, eAstRub1.3, whole genome shotgun sequence includes:
- the LOC117292450 gene encoding uncharacterized protein LOC117292450; the protein is MNVGNLKDSKDPCMTEQNPKKRHPDDFKSLGHPLQVKPVEKQTLKSPPTVLFKPSPETPLLLSRVHQPSCSSLLQRHPYFSQGSIDSPSKPKRHPDELKPLGHPLQVNPLEKQTLKSQPTVLLKPSPETPLLCSRVHQPSSSSLLQRHLYSAHCVHQPSSSSLLLRHPYSAQESTNRLLQAFSRDTSTLLKSPPTVFVKPSPETPLLLSRVHQPSSSSLLQRHLYSAQESTNRLLQAFSRDTPTPLKSPPTVFFKPSPETPLLCSRVHQPSSSSLLERHPIIEDRGHKLHLEELTTWIYNQRDQLIQTESVGSPIEFQSITSGDAVLVNSNLAFVALNL